A region of Synechococcus sp. WH 8016 DNA encodes the following proteins:
- a CDS encoding PipX family protein, with protein sequence MGAERYLNHPTFGMLYQVSTAGEGRDLYATLYAQRMFFLVTLQPRGAQFEVIPYQDARHHAELHLARCRRDRSSDFADWKQLFDQTFI encoded by the coding sequence GTGGGAGCGGAGCGTTACCTCAATCACCCCACCTTCGGAATGCTCTATCAGGTTTCGACCGCTGGAGAAGGCCGAGATCTGTACGCCACTCTTTATGCCCAGCGCATGTTCTTCCTGGTGACGCTGCAACCCAGAGGGGCTCAGTTTGAGGTGATTCCGTATCAGGACGCCCGGCATCATGCAGAGCTTCACCTCGCGCGCTGTCGACGTGATCGCTCCTCCGATTTCGCCGATTGGAAGCAGCTGTTCGATCAAACCTTCATTTGA
- a CDS encoding energy-coupling factor transporter transmembrane protein EcfT, whose amino-acid sequence MDWLRQIPIGQYVDGSAGWLRLIDPRLKLGWVVMFLLTPVLAGPLWRLGLVLALMVITALSGLPARLWWRSLLLVVCLGVGFGLLAMFLPTGDPAATQAIRPVQELQGLSLQAPSWELFRLGPVQLGPLNLGPLSVDRRSAELGLNSATLIVTVVHSVNLMLLSTPSEDLMWALNWCLFPLTRLGLPVDRLCFQLLLALRFLPLVQEELQNLVRSVASRAVNLRQLGFKASFGLLLSVGERLLANILLRAEQGADALIARGGRWLPADCFRPVQNPSALTRGLNLLSFVLLLAVVGLRGKYGAL is encoded by the coding sequence ATGGACTGGTTGCGACAGATTCCGATCGGGCAGTACGTCGATGGCAGCGCGGGTTGGCTGCGTCTGATCGATCCGCGTTTGAAGCTGGGTTGGGTCGTGATGTTTTTGCTGACCCCTGTGCTGGCCGGTCCGTTATGGCGTCTCGGGCTTGTGCTGGCTTTGATGGTGATCACCGCCTTGAGTGGCTTGCCCGCCAGGTTGTGGTGGCGCTCTCTCCTGCTTGTGGTGTGTCTTGGGGTTGGCTTTGGCCTCCTGGCGATGTTTTTGCCAACGGGAGATCCTGCGGCCACGCAGGCCATTCGGCCTGTTCAGGAGTTGCAGGGTTTGTCCTTGCAGGCGCCAAGTTGGGAGTTGTTTCGCCTGGGTCCTGTTCAGCTTGGACCGCTGAACCTGGGCCCCCTGTCTGTGGACCGGCGTTCGGCTGAGCTCGGTCTCAACAGCGCAACGTTGATTGTCACCGTGGTGCACAGCGTGAATTTGATGCTGCTGTCCACCCCCAGCGAAGATCTGATGTGGGCCCTGAATTGGTGTCTATTCCCGCTGACCAGGCTCGGTTTGCCAGTGGATCGTCTGTGCTTTCAGTTGCTGTTGGCGCTCCGTTTTTTGCCTCTCGTGCAAGAGGAACTGCAGAATTTGGTGCGCTCGGTGGCGAGTCGAGCGGTCAATCTTCGTCAGCTGGGCTTCAAGGCTTCCTTTGGATTGCTCCTTTCTGTGGGAGAACGACTTCTCGCCAATATCTTGTTGCGGGCTGAACAAGGTGCAGATGCCTTGATTGCCAGGGGAGGGCGTTGGCTTCCTGCGGACTGCTTCCGCCCTGTTCAGAACCCATCTGCCCTCACCCGTGGTTTGAACTTGCTGTCATTTGTGCTCCTTCTCGCGGTGGTGGGATTGCGAGGCAAGTACGGTGCTCTCTAA
- the der gene encoding ribosome biogenesis GTPase Der, with the protein MARPVVAIIGRPNVGKSTLVNRLCRSREAIVHDQPGVTRDRTYQDGYWGDREFKVVDTGGLVFDDDSEFLPEIREQAGLALAEASVALVIVDGQQGLTAADESIAEWLRTQQCKTLLAVNKCESPEQGLAMAAEFWRLGLGEPHPISAIHGAGTAELLDQVLTFLPPKDEESDEEEPIQLSIIGRPNVGKSSLLNAICGETRAIVSPIRGTTRDTIDTRIERENRPWRLIDTAGIRRRRSVNYGPEFFGINRSFKAIERSDVCVLVIDALDGVTEQDQRLAGRIEEDGRACVVVVNKWDAVEKDSHTMTAMEKELRAKLYFLDWAPMLFTSALTGQRVDSIFALAALAVEQHRRRVSTSVVNEVLKEALSWRSPPTTRGGRQGRLYYGTQVASRPPSFTLFVNEPKLFGDTYRRYVERQIREGLGFDGTPVKLFWRGKQQRDAEKELVRQQNRQG; encoded by the coding sequence TTGGCACGTCCGGTCGTCGCAATCATCGGACGTCCCAACGTCGGCAAGTCCACCTTGGTGAACCGTCTTTGTCGAAGTCGTGAGGCGATCGTTCACGACCAGCCAGGTGTGACCCGAGATCGCACCTATCAAGACGGGTATTGGGGCGATCGAGAATTCAAGGTGGTGGACACCGGCGGCTTGGTGTTCGATGACGACAGTGAGTTTCTTCCTGAGATCCGGGAGCAGGCCGGCCTCGCCCTCGCTGAAGCCAGCGTGGCGTTGGTGATTGTGGATGGTCAGCAGGGACTCACGGCTGCTGATGAATCGATCGCGGAATGGCTGCGTACGCAGCAATGCAAGACGCTGCTGGCGGTGAATAAGTGTGAGTCTCCGGAGCAGGGGTTGGCGATGGCCGCTGAATTTTGGCGCCTCGGTCTTGGCGAACCCCATCCGATTTCGGCCATCCATGGTGCTGGCACCGCCGAGCTTCTCGACCAGGTGCTCACCTTTCTTCCGCCCAAGGATGAGGAGAGCGATGAAGAGGAGCCGATTCAGCTTTCGATCATTGGTCGCCCCAACGTGGGGAAATCCAGCTTGCTCAACGCCATCTGTGGGGAGACGCGGGCGATCGTTAGTCCGATTCGTGGCACCACCCGCGACACGATTGATACCCGTATCGAACGGGAAAATCGTCCCTGGAGATTGATCGACACCGCGGGAATACGCCGGCGTCGAAGCGTGAATTATGGGCCAGAGTTTTTTGGGATCAACCGCAGCTTTAAAGCCATTGAACGCAGTGATGTCTGCGTTTTAGTGATCGATGCTCTCGATGGTGTGACCGAGCAAGATCAGCGCTTGGCGGGACGGATCGAAGAGGACGGTCGCGCTTGCGTGGTGGTGGTGAACAAGTGGGATGCGGTGGAAAAAGACAGCCACACGATGACGGCGATGGAAAAGGAGCTTCGCGCCAAGCTCTACTTTCTCGATTGGGCTCCGATGCTGTTCACCTCAGCGCTTACGGGGCAGCGGGTTGACAGCATTTTTGCCTTGGCGGCTCTTGCTGTGGAACAACACCGCCGCAGGGTAAGCACATCGGTTGTGAACGAAGTGCTCAAGGAAGCCCTCAGCTGGCGGAGTCCCCCCACCACCCGTGGTGGCCGGCAGGGCCGGTTGTATTACGGCACCCAGGTGGCGAGTCGTCCGCCCAGTTTCACGTTGTTTGTGAATGAGCCCAAGTTGTTTGGCGATACCTATCGCCGCTACGTCGAGCGTCAAATTCGTGAAGGGCTCGGCTTTGATGGCACGCCGGTGAAGCTGTTCTGGCGAGGCAAGCAACAACGGGATGCAGAAAAGGAGCTGGTCCGCCAGCAGAACCGCCAAGGCTGA
- a CDS encoding L,D-transpeptidase, protein MLELIATLVVDLSDQTLTVFDQQEQTVRVIPVSTGKASTPTPTGHASVLTKYRSVTMRGRNFVSPGVPYAMCITANEAICLHAAPWQEDAGQSFGVPRSHGCVRMPTDQARWLFENTAKGTKVIIQA, encoded by the coding sequence ATGCTCGAACTCATTGCAACGCTTGTGGTCGATCTCTCTGATCAGACCCTCACAGTGTTTGATCAGCAAGAACAGACCGTTCGCGTGATTCCCGTGAGTACGGGCAAAGCCTCCACGCCGACGCCAACCGGCCATGCCTCTGTGCTCACCAAGTACCGCTCGGTCACGATGCGCGGACGCAACTTCGTCTCCCCAGGCGTGCCTTACGCCATGTGCATCACCGCTAATGAAGCCATCTGCCTTCATGCCGCCCCCTGGCAAGAAGATGCTGGCCAGTCCTTTGGCGTCCCAAGAAGCCACGGTTGCGTGCGCATGCCCACCGATCAGGCGCGCTGGCTATTCGAAAACACAGCGAAAGGCACCAAGGTGATCATCCAGGCCTAA
- a CDS encoding DUF1823 family protein — translation MPPTPWPLSRLLLERILEDRISDRFVAERIWERLGYQPQGEGLVWLAGPETPSAWREAFPQAPEVISVRPASVQLTRSIPREHKQLLKEQLKFAGYRIGELYPRRTRRATAVNWLLAWLASREQLLAEEGPLPPLLDAPLNPVSGHPGDLPVR, via the coding sequence ATGCCCCCTACGCCTTGGCCGCTTAGCCGCTTGTTGTTGGAGCGAATCCTTGAGGACCGAATCAGTGATCGCTTTGTGGCCGAGCGGATCTGGGAGCGTTTGGGGTATCAGCCACAAGGGGAAGGCCTGGTTTGGCTCGCTGGGCCTGAGACGCCCTCGGCATGGCGAGAGGCCTTCCCCCAGGCCCCTGAAGTGATCAGTGTTCGCCCCGCATCCGTGCAACTCACCCGCTCGATTCCACGCGAGCACAAACAGCTCTTGAAAGAACAGCTGAAGTTTGCCGGGTATCGAATCGGAGAGCTCTACCCACGCCGCACGCGAAGGGCGACGGCGGTGAATTGGCTCTTGGCCTGGCTTGCATCCCGTGAGCAGTTGCTGGCAGAGGAGGGCCCCTTGCCACCCTTGCTGGATGCGCCGCTCAATCCAGTGAGCGGCCATCCGGGTGATCTTCCCGTGCGATGA
- the dusB gene encoding tRNA dihydrouridine synthase DusB — protein sequence MPLKIQGRLLERQLRCRALQSPLAGVSDRIFRQLVRRWAPDALLFTEMVNATSLELGHGRLKMDGLQNETGPIGVQLFDHHPAAMADAARRAADAGAFLIDINMGCPVRKIARKGGGSGLIRDPDLACKIVDTVVAAVGLPVTVKTRLGWCGEHDGAGAEAAVSWCRRLEDAGARMLTLHGRTREQRFSGSADWNAIASVKAALRIPVIANGDVNSPEEALRCLRITGADGVMVGRGSMGAPWLVGQIDAALSGLPIPATPTAHARLALAKEQLLALVEARGDHGLLIARKHMSWTCTGFPGASQFRQQLMRAPTPAAALELLDQQMQRME from the coding sequence ATGCCGCTGAAGATTCAGGGTCGACTTCTAGAGCGACAACTTCGATGCCGCGCACTGCAATCGCCCCTGGCTGGCGTCAGCGATCGGATTTTTAGGCAACTGGTGCGCCGCTGGGCTCCCGATGCGCTGTTGTTCACCGAGATGGTGAATGCCACCAGCCTTGAGCTGGGGCACGGTCGGCTGAAAATGGATGGCCTGCAAAACGAAACCGGCCCCATCGGGGTGCAGCTGTTTGATCACCACCCCGCCGCGATGGCCGATGCAGCCAGGCGAGCGGCCGATGCCGGGGCCTTTCTGATCGACATCAATATGGGCTGTCCTGTCCGCAAAATCGCCCGAAAAGGAGGTGGCAGCGGGCTGATTCGCGACCCTGATCTGGCCTGCAAAATTGTCGACACCGTGGTGGCCGCCGTGGGGCTGCCAGTCACCGTAAAAACTCGCCTCGGCTGGTGTGGTGAACACGACGGCGCGGGGGCGGAGGCCGCCGTGAGCTGGTGCCGACGCTTGGAGGATGCAGGGGCGCGAATGCTGACGCTGCACGGCCGCACACGAGAGCAACGCTTCAGCGGCAGTGCGGATTGGAACGCGATTGCCTCAGTGAAAGCAGCCCTGCGTATTCCCGTGATCGCGAATGGGGATGTCAACAGCCCAGAAGAAGCGCTGCGTTGCCTGCGGATCACCGGCGCCGATGGCGTGATGGTGGGACGCGGAAGCATGGGTGCCCCTTGGCTGGTGGGCCAAATCGATGCCGCCCTGAGTGGGCTGCCGATTCCAGCCACGCCCACAGCCCATGCGCGTCTAGCCCTCGCCAAAGAGCAACTCCTGGCCCTCGTCGAGGCACGCGGGGATCACGGCCTGCTGATTGCGCGGAAACACATGAGCTGGACCTGCACTGGCTTCCCCGGCGCATCCCAGTTTCGGCAGCAGCTGATGCGCGCCCCCACGCCCGCCGCAGCCCTTGAGTTACTCGATCAACAGATGCAGCGAATGGAATGA
- a CDS encoding glycosyltransferase, translating into MNALVLLLLIWPLWLIRRPEQDTPIWGRRSLILLITLFTLRYLTWRVTSSLNFDSRLSISLSLLLLVAEAWLLLIGLIPLWLAWRRFPDRRFEINDRQQRWAESGWKPHVDILVPTYGQPIKVLERALIGCTNLSYPHTKVWVLDDSGRHEVKTLAAELGCRYLHRPERVNAKAGNLNHGLRHCRGELVAVFDADFIPQRTFLDRSIGFLLEPEVALIQTPQTFINADPVMRNLGMER; encoded by the coding sequence ATGAACGCGCTGGTTCTTCTGCTGCTGATCTGGCCGCTCTGGTTGATTCGTCGCCCTGAACAAGACACCCCGATCTGGGGACGGCGCAGCCTGATCCTGCTGATCACCTTGTTCACCCTTCGCTATTTGACCTGGAGAGTCACCTCCAGCCTCAACTTTGATAGCCGCTTATCGATCAGCCTCAGCCTGCTGCTCCTGGTCGCCGAAGCCTGGCTGCTGCTCATTGGCTTGATCCCGCTCTGGCTGGCTTGGCGACGATTCCCCGATCGCCGCTTCGAGATCAACGATCGGCAACAGCGCTGGGCTGAGAGCGGCTGGAAACCCCACGTGGACATCCTGGTTCCCACCTACGGCCAACCCATCAAGGTGCTCGAACGAGCCCTGATTGGCTGCACCAACTTGTCCTATCCCCACACCAAGGTGTGGGTGCTCGACGACAGCGGTCGCCATGAGGTGAAAACCCTCGCTGCCGAGCTCGGGTGCCGCTACCTGCACCGACCGGAGCGCGTGAATGCCAAGGCCGGCAATCTCAACCATGGTCTGCGCCATTGCCGAGGAGAGCTGGTGGCCGTCTTCGACGCCGACTTCATTCCCCAACGCACCTTTCTTGATCGCAGCATTGGCTTTCTGCTTGAACCCGAGGTTGCGCTCATTCAGACCCCTCAGACCTTCATCAACGCGGATCCCGTGATGCGCAATCTGGGGATGGAACGTTAG
- a CDS encoding glycosyltransferase, translating to MRDGWGAVVCAGTSFVVKRKALDQIGGFVEQAISEDFVTGISLTRQHWRLLYLQEKLSAGLAAETMADFVHSANAGPLAPCKAFGFAAAPYIPKGYRLGNASPTSKA from the coding sequence GTGCGCGATGGCTGGGGGGCGGTGGTGTGTGCAGGCACGTCGTTTGTGGTGAAACGGAAAGCACTCGATCAAATCGGTGGCTTTGTGGAACAAGCCATCTCTGAGGATTTTGTGACCGGCATCAGCCTCACCCGTCAGCACTGGCGACTGCTCTATTTGCAGGAAAAACTCAGCGCTGGATTGGCGGCCGAAACCATGGCGGATTTCGTGCACAGCGCCAACGCTGGGCCTCTGGCACCTTGCAAAGCCTTCGGCTTCGCAGCGGCCCCTTACATCCCAAAGGGTTATCGCTTGGGCAACGCATCGCCTACCTCGAAGGCGTGA
- a CDS encoding DUF4079 domain-containing protein, which translates to MTESVSFLTSLNWLGLVHPVLMILFVYPVVGATIRLGILARERRLDLNPIAPTVPVEHADHGRWVTGGMVLAVLVALFHNALAGGMQADQMLGFLLAVVGAAAAYVALLGAKGVVPKMLWAAACWFTLMLISSQPALLQWRQAFPAAVWQSHLWGGSVLIALMLAAVVMQEQIAGRLWMRRLHVSMNVVVALLLATQAITGTRDLWMR; encoded by the coding sequence GTGACGGAAAGCGTTTCGTTTCTCACGTCTTTGAATTGGCTCGGGCTGGTTCACCCCGTTCTGATGATTTTGTTTGTCTATCCGGTGGTGGGTGCCACGATTCGGTTAGGCATCTTGGCCCGGGAACGGCGGCTGGATCTCAATCCGATTGCGCCAACAGTGCCGGTGGAACACGCCGATCACGGTCGTTGGGTGACGGGGGGAATGGTGTTGGCGGTGTTGGTGGCGTTGTTTCACAACGCTTTGGCAGGAGGGATGCAGGCTGATCAGATGTTGGGATTCCTGCTGGCTGTCGTGGGTGCTGCAGCGGCATATGTGGCGTTATTAGGTGCCAAAGGTGTTGTCCCGAAGATGTTGTGGGCAGCAGCCTGTTGGTTCACTCTGATGCTGATTTCCTCTCAGCCAGCGTTGCTCCAGTGGCGCCAGGCCTTCCCCGCAGCGGTTTGGCAGTCGCATCTTTGGGGTGGTTCGGTCTTAATCGCCCTCATGTTGGCTGCGGTGGTGATGCAGGAGCAGATTGCTGGTCGGCTCTGGATGCGACGGCTGCATGTGTCGATGAATGTTGTGGTGGCTTTGTTGCTGGCGACACAGGCGATCACGGGGACGCGTGACTTATGGATGCGTTGA
- a CDS encoding precorrin-2 C(20)-methyltransferase has protein sequence MPHALQLIGVGPGDPELLTIAAVRAIETADVVAYPVARADADGMAWTIASRWTRSTQRRLPLVFPMVAEAEPRLKAWHHAADSLASELRRGLSVVLLCEGDASLFASSSYVQLALRKQHPDLRVKLIPGIPAVCAAAAACAEMEIDWPLALQQEGVLIRPCPDRVSDLERLLESAESSSMVLALIKLGQRWPWVRTCLDQRQLLEGSLFAQRVGWPDQVLARATEIPAESKPYFSLLLIRQTWPEVLP, from the coding sequence GTGCCTCACGCTCTGCAATTGATCGGAGTGGGCCCTGGTGATCCAGAGCTTCTCACCATTGCTGCTGTTCGCGCGATTGAAACCGCCGATGTCGTGGCTTATCCCGTTGCTCGTGCTGATGCTGATGGGATGGCTTGGACCATTGCCTCTCGCTGGACGCGTTCAACGCAACGGCGGCTGCCTCTGGTTTTTCCGATGGTGGCGGAAGCCGAGCCGAGATTGAAGGCTTGGCATCATGCTGCCGATTCGCTCGCGTCTGAGCTGCGACGAGGTCTATCGGTGGTTTTGCTCTGTGAAGGTGATGCCTCGTTGTTTGCTTCGAGCAGTTATGTGCAGCTGGCACTGCGCAAGCAGCATCCTGATCTGAGGGTCAAGTTGATTCCGGGCATTCCGGCGGTTTGTGCTGCAGCAGCTGCTTGCGCAGAGATGGAGATTGATTGGCCTCTCGCCTTGCAGCAAGAGGGGGTGTTGATTCGCCCTTGCCCAGACCGTGTTTCTGATCTGGAGCGATTGCTTGAATCAGCTGAATCGAGCTCGATGGTGCTGGCATTGATCAAGCTGGGTCAGCGATGGCCGTGGGTTCGAACTTGCCTGGACCAACGTCAGCTGCTCGAGGGCTCCCTCTTCGCGCAACGGGTGGGTTGGCCTGATCAGGTCTTGGCGCGGGCAACCGAAATTCCCGCTGAATCGAAGCCTTATTTTTCACTGCTGCTGATTCGGCAGACTTGGCCTGAGGTGTTGCCGTGA
- a CDS encoding acireductone dioxygenase: MTQLRIYATQASGMTAGRASAARPRLSTSNPALISAELKTRGIKFQRWPSQPGLEQGANQEQILLAYQSLIRSVQESDGYGTVDVMRVGGDQPSSEPLRQTFLRVHQHAEDEVRFFVEGRGLFSLHIKGEVLQLTCEANDWIVIPAETRHWFDMGASPSYCVIRFYKKSGGWAASFTDDPIANHYPGLAQTSKQTIQPID; the protein is encoded by the coding sequence ATGACGCAGCTGAGGATTTACGCAACGCAAGCATCAGGGATGACTGCAGGCCGTGCTTCAGCAGCGCGGCCACGGTTAAGCACCAGCAATCCCGCCCTGATCAGCGCAGAACTCAAAACGCGAGGGATCAAGTTTCAACGCTGGCCAAGCCAGCCAGGGCTTGAACAAGGGGCCAATCAAGAGCAGATTCTGTTGGCCTATCAATCACTGATCCGTTCTGTCCAAGAAAGCGATGGATACGGAACCGTGGACGTGATGCGCGTTGGTGGAGATCAGCCCAGCAGCGAACCATTGCGCCAAACATTTCTGCGCGTACACCAGCATGCGGAAGATGAAGTGCGGTTTTTTGTAGAGGGTCGCGGCCTGTTTTCACTCCATATCAAAGGGGAGGTGCTTCAGCTGACCTGCGAAGCCAATGATTGGATCGTCATTCCAGCGGAAACCCGGCACTGGTTCGACATGGGCGCGAGCCCGAGCTACTGCGTGATTCGTTTTTACAAAAAATCAGGAGGGTGGGCGGCGTCCTTCACCGATGATCCAATTGCCAATCACTATCCAGGCCTTGCCCAAACAAGCAAACAGACAATCCAACCGATCGATTGA
- a CDS encoding triacylglycerol lipase, producing the protein MRTVDPQQPVVILGGFLITAEAYEPMAEWLKHKGICNVLVVPISRLDWLLTIRRFGWRRVLDRVDEVVKQVQNHSLSGKVTLIGHSSGGVMLRLYLSDDPFEGRIYAGSKRCDRLVTLGSPHQAVRATPLRAMVDRRFPGCHESDVDYVAIAGKLDLSSGNASAFSRRGAKASYQRAIDDEGCLGDGLVPVESALLTDARSLIQDDTAHGGLFGDIWFASTQRLEAWWDFVVGSESSQDKANS; encoded by the coding sequence ATGAGAACGGTTGATCCTCAGCAGCCGGTTGTGATCCTTGGAGGCTTCTTGATTACAGCAGAGGCTTATGAACCAATGGCTGAGTGGCTAAAGCACAAGGGAATTTGTAATGTTCTAGTGGTTCCCATTTCTCGACTGGATTGGCTTTTAACTATCCGAAGATTTGGATGGAGACGCGTACTCGACCGTGTCGATGAAGTTGTGAAACAGGTTCAAAATCACTCACTAAGTGGAAAAGTCACCTTGATTGGGCACAGCTCCGGTGGAGTTATGTTACGCCTCTATCTCAGCGATGATCCTTTTGAGGGAAGGATTTATGCGGGCTCTAAAAGATGTGATCGCTTGGTTACGCTCGGCAGTCCTCATCAGGCAGTCCGTGCAACACCTTTGAGGGCGATGGTCGACCGCCGCTTTCCTGGTTGTCATGAATCTGACGTTGACTATGTCGCTATTGCCGGAAAGCTTGATTTGTCTAGTGGAAATGCCTCGGCATTCAGCCGCAGGGGCGCTAAAGCTAGTTACCAAAGAGCTATTGATGATGAAGGATGCCTCGGTGATGGACTCGTTCCAGTTGAGTCAGCTCTGCTTACTGACGCCCGCTCTCTGATTCAAGACGACACTGCCCATGGTGGTTTATTTGGAGACATCTGGTTTGCATCTACGCAACGTCTTGAAGCATGGTGGGATTTTGTCGTGGGTAGTGAATCCTCACAAGACAAAGCTAATTCATAG
- a CDS encoding tRNA-(ms[2]io[6]A)-hydroxylase, whose product MPPTSVASIRWLAAPTSASWLQQAIARPMEVLIDHAHCERKAAGSAVQLMFRYLCEPGLGEALSPLAREELEHFEQVLALLRARGRYLEPLPSPGYGGFLAKHIRKVEPLRMLDSFLVAGLIEARSHERMALLAEHSPEQDLKDLYGSLLLSEARHFGLYWVLCEQRWERSVIVPRLEELAQVEVVALTGELENPEDVRMHSCGVDIR is encoded by the coding sequence ATGCCCCCGACGTCTGTGGCCAGCATTCGTTGGTTGGCTGCACCCACTAGCGCTTCTTGGCTGCAGCAAGCGATTGCCAGACCGATGGAGGTCTTAATTGATCATGCGCACTGTGAGCGCAAGGCTGCGGGGTCTGCCGTGCAGCTGATGTTTCGCTATCTGTGCGAACCAGGCCTGGGGGAAGCATTGAGTCCGTTGGCGCGCGAGGAGCTTGAGCATTTCGAGCAGGTGCTTGCGTTGCTGCGGGCACGAGGGCGCTATCTCGAGCCGTTGCCATCTCCGGGATATGGCGGCTTTCTTGCCAAGCACATCCGCAAAGTAGAGCCGCTGCGAATGCTGGATTCGTTTTTGGTGGCCGGTTTGATCGAAGCCCGTAGCCATGAACGGATGGCGCTGTTGGCGGAGCACAGCCCGGAGCAAGATTTAAAAGACCTTTATGGAAGCTTGTTGTTGAGTGAGGCGCGCCATTTCGGTCTCTATTGGGTGCTGTGTGAACAGCGTTGGGAGCGTTCGGTGATCGTGCCTCGGCTGGAGGAGCTTGCGCAGGTTGAAGTGGTGGCCCTGACTGGAGAGTTGGAGAATCCGGAGGACGTGAGAATGCATAGTTGTGGTGTTGATATTCGCTGA
- the aroQ gene encoding type II 3-dehydroquinate dehydratase: protein MHLLLLNGPNLNLLGQREPGLYGRQTLDQIETSLRERACADGLTLECYQSNFEGALVDRIHQAMGKVDGILINAGAYTHTSIAIRDALLGTAIPYVELHLSNTHAREPFRHRSFLADRAVGVICGFGPVSYDLALDGLVRHLRNSASGGEN, encoded by the coding sequence ATGCACCTGTTGCTGCTCAACGGCCCCAACCTCAATCTGCTGGGCCAGCGGGAACCAGGCCTCTACGGCCGCCAGACCCTTGATCAGATCGAGACATCACTGAGAGAGCGAGCCTGCGCTGATGGCCTAACGCTGGAGTGTTACCAGAGCAATTTCGAAGGTGCCCTGGTGGACCGCATCCATCAGGCGATGGGGAAGGTGGATGGAATCCTGATCAACGCAGGGGCCTATACCCACACATCGATTGCGATCCGTGATGCCCTTCTGGGGACAGCGATTCCCTACGTGGAGCTGCACTTGAGCAATACCCACGCCCGTGAACCGTTTCGGCATCGCTCGTTTCTGGCCGACCGTGCCGTTGGCGTGATTTGTGGTTTTGGCCCTGTGAGCTACGACTTGGCCCTGGATGGGTTGGTCCGCCACCTGCGGAACTCTGCGAGCGGAGGGGAGAACTGA